A segment of the Triticum urartu cultivar G1812 chromosome 1, Tu2.1, whole genome shotgun sequence genome:
acggatgcgtggaagcttgctatccatgtgccacaACCATGAGTTGGTTgtgagatcttatgggtttcagctctagcctaccccaacttgtttgggactatataaacataaaaagaaaaaggttttgttgttgttgttgacaCAACGCCCAACTACATCAAATTAGGGCTGACCGAACAGTGACGGCATGTGGTGCCAAAAGTAGGGCACATGGCGGGAGTAACTGATGGCAAATGTATATTCCAAGAAAATGGCATAATGCATGTCTTGAGCGGAGATTAGTGGCACAAATGTGAATTTCCCACTACAAAACGAAGGAACTTGGTTGGCGAAGGATGCATACCTCCTCTCACAATGACTTCTGCGTCATCAAATACTTTTACAGTTAATGTTTTACTTCTCCAAAGACTTCTGCGAATATGAAATACCCGAACCTATACAGTAAAAAAATTCATATTCTTAGTGCTAACATACGCCACAAACAGAACAGATCAAACAAAAAAACATAATTGAGACATACAGGTAAACTCACCTCAATATCCACCTCAGAATTAAGACCACTTGATCCTTCCACATACTTACTCAGCAACATGTTCTCTAGCTAACAACGCCAACAATAAATAGCAAAAATTAACAAATTAACAGAATGTAACACAAATCTAATTTATTTCTATTTTAATTTACTTGAAGCCTAATAAATCAATAGCGCACCCACCTCAACTGTGGTAGAGACGTGTTCTCCATTTAAGTATTCAATGACATCACCCACTCGAAATCCAAGTTTCTCAGCGGGAGATCCTTCTGACACCTAGATTCAGTTATCAACAATAACCACTCAATACGCATGAGAAGATAAAAATCCTCAGAAGTGGCGCAAACATTTATATATACCTCTTGAACAATAAGACCACTATCAATGCTACACTTGACCAATATTTGCTCGATAAGAGGAGGATCTAAAAGCTTGATTGCAGAAAACTTCAATCCAAGGTGGGGTCGAGACATGCACCTACAAACAACCATTTAGTGAAAGAAACAATACCATAAGATGTAACCCTTTTAAATGAGTCATTTCAGTTAGGAACCGAATTATGGCTATCATATCATAAGATTGACAATACTACCACAAATTTTTGACATCATGAAGTTCAAAAATACTCCGAAAGGATGTGTAAACAGAATTTGACATATACAATAGAACCAAAACAGAACGACATATTACAATATAACCAAAACAATATCGAGTTTTTATTACATCAAATATGTCCAAACAGAACGGCATATTACAATAGAACCAAAACCTATCAATTTTTTTATGAACAATGCACTGATGAACATCTTCAAATTTATATCAATAGAAGATATTATTTCCTTTCAAAGAGGAATCAGTATGCATAACAGGGTATCAAGGTTAAGATAAAAACATAACTTCTCACCAAATTTTACATCCGCACAGTTGCCATAAAATAATATTGATAACACATAGAAGTCCATAAAGTAACAATTGATTTTCCCATAAAGTTCTCATAAGGAACCATTTGCCAAACTTGATCAGTGTGGTTCTATTCCTGCTTCTATCCATGTAGGCCACATGACGGTCCATCACCTGACCTCACTTGTACATATATTTTGCTAAATAATCTCTTGTGCAATCTATTTAAATATACTCACTACAAACATAAAACACGACAACAAACGCATTACTGAACAAATAATTTTTTTATGGTCATTATTGCATGAGCCAAGAGAAAGATAAAAACAGGACAGACCAAACTTAACAATATCCTTTCCACATCATGATAGTTTAGATATGTATAAGTCATACATGATAAAGAGAATGACATGGCGATTATTTTGTAGTTCTACTTCCTTTGGCAGGCGTTTGCAAGCCGAAGCAAAATGTAGGAGCGCCACGTGAATGACTGCTGCTGGTGAGCATTGATCGACACCTGACTACATCCAACTTTATTATGCCTTTGTCTACCCATCCCTGTTTTCGAGTCGAACGACTAGTAGCGACTAGTCGTCGACTAGTCGATGAGTCATAACTGGAAGTCGACTCAAACACCTCGACTACTTGAGACTGGTCGAGACTAGTCGATCGCCACGGCACGACTCGTCAAGAGTCGCTACCCCAGACCGACTTGTCGACTCGAAAACCTTGCTACCCATGCATGGTAACGAGTTAGACATCATGCATATGTTTCACCCTTCGTGTCTATATGATGTGTTTTTTACCCCATGCATGGTGCGTACACAGCATGCATATGCTTCAATCATGTTTAATTCTGGCCAGGGAAAATAAACAAGAGAGAATTCTTTATTTGACACTCCCTTAAAATCAtgttccttatttgacactaAAAAAATTTTCTTCCCTATATGACCTATAGTCTTAATTTCTTTCCCTATATGACGCTCTAGTTCATTTTGTACACGTGAAAAGACCTTTTTGCCCCTGTACATAATGTGACCAGAAATATGTAGCATTGAGCCTAATTAGGGAAAATTCGTTTATGAGAGTGAGCACAGCTGAACATGTTATCTCCTCCGTTGGTCTTTTTTGGGATGTGTGTATTCTGTATACCTGAGTGCATGCATCCAATGTATTTAGAACGTATTCAGCTGTGGGTCTAGTTTCATGCGGTATGGTTTGTGAGTGCGACTGTTTGGCGTACTTTTGTACGTGTGCTTTAACACTAAAATGCATTCTTAAAAATGAATGGATTTTTTTAAGCACTTTTGTGTATGCTTCGGTGATCACCTACGTGCATGTCATTAGTGCATGTGCACGTATTTGCATGGCCCATGCAGGACCTATAGCTGTATGGAAGGAAGCTGCGTGCTAGCACGAACGTATGCCCGATTCGGTGCAGCCAACATGCGTATGTATATGAACCGGGTCATACGAAGCTAGAATACATGTATTCGCTTGATCGTTAGGGTGCGCGTACGTATTTAAATATCTACGCTCCGGCAGGTAAGCTGGCCGCGTATATGTACACAAATACGTATAGACAACTAGCCAGACCGGTCAATTAGCACATGAACCATCGAAGGCCTCGGTCATGATTTCTTGTATCGGCTGGAGATTTCCAAAGAGTGAGAGACAAAGGCTCTGTTTGCTTCAATTTTCTTTTTGAATTTCGTTTGCTTCAATTTGTATCGATGGATTCCGCTGCCGCACAGGGCCAAAGATTTAAACAACCTTCAAGGGGTTGAGGTAGGGACGCGTTTATCTTAAACAACGTTACATCCATATCGCTTCATAAAAATCGGAACGGCAATGGCCAGCGCCGGACCTTCTCCAGCTGCCTATAAATACCGAGGCACAACGCACGCACAAAAGGAGGCAACGCACGGCGCACCCACAGGGAGCCACCAAGAGATCCATCCATCATCCATCCATAGCACGCCTCAAGCATCACGCATCAGCCAGGAGATCGACGCGAGCTCGGCTGTCTTCTGGAGTAGATGGCCGGGAGGGAGGTAGCATAGCCGGCTCCGGCCGTGTTGCGGTTGCTGTCCAGCCGGCTGACTCTGTCCGCCCACCCCGCCGCTTATCCAGAGGAAAATTCCTAAACGTAGTAGACTTGACCTGATTTTTACCGGCCGGCCTAATTCAACAGACTTTTTGAAAGCATATTTGTGGTCACATTATACATATGGGTAAAATGGTCTTTTCACGTGAACAAAATGCACTAGAGTGTCATATAGGGAAAAAAATTAAGACTAGAGATCATATAGGGAAAAAAAATTCTTCAGTGTCAAATAAGAAACACAATTTTAagagtgtcaaataaggaattctctcaaTAAACAAGCAACAAACATCATGTTTGTGCTGGCCCATTCCTATCCTTCTTAAGCCAGGAAAGGTATGGAAGCCTGCCTATAAAATTGTATGTTTGTAACTATGGGATCCAGTTTCAATAAAACACGCGATATAAACTGCCATTCAGGTTTTCTTGCAAATCAACACGCATCGATTTACTACAACTTGGGATAAACAGAGAAATTATGTACTTTTCACATACTAACCATACACCTGGTCCCAACAGTGTAATGAAGACACGTGTAATGAGCACAAACAGCCAAAAGTTTGAGATACTCATTCTCGTGAGTAAATCTAATAAGTAGACTGCAATAAGACAAGCTTACAGTATTTGCTTGTTCTCAGTACCTCTTTTGCGCAATCCACAATGTatgctcatgcatgcatgcaaaaGCGACACATACATGTATAGCTTTAAATATGGCACATAAATCCAAGCAACATGTTCACCATTGATGTTGGTGTGACATGATAATTCAAGTAATAAGTATGGTACGCAATGTCAGGTGTAAGTAGCACTCATTTGTATGTTTGTGCAACTTTATCATCAGATGCTAATTGGGTTTTAGATTACTACCAAGTTGAGGACACATATCCCAAGGCAACGCGTCCAATGGCAACAAGCCTGGGGACAGCTATCCCCCGTGGCAGCAAACTATATTTGAAAGAAATACAACAAATAACTTGACAAGACAAATCGAAGTGGAACAACTCAACGTAAGAGTAAGAACCATGGGAGAGGCGTTTAACTCTTAACAGTAAAAAAAATAGTAAAGAAGATTATTTTAATAACACTAAGACAGAACTAAAAGAAAAGACAATACCCAAATTTCTTCCACAAATGCAAGCACTTGAGCAAAATGGATGAAGGGATAATGGACCCTCTCGTGCTGTTGCTGACCATTCCCACAATCTTGCCATCAAAGTCAATAACTGGCCCTCCATTGTCATACTGGAACATATGTATTAGCAACATTAAATTTTGATACCAACATTTTGCAAAATAAAACAACAGATGACATTATCCAAATAACGAAACAATGTAGACAATAATCTCAGAATAGATTACAATCTGTACCTTAGGATGCTCATCTGCGCCATGAACATACAGATAGTGATGCCGTTCAAGCAGGTTGGGATTCAGATATTGCACCATACCATGACCTATCGTTAGAAATGAACTTTCATCTCTTCCGAGTTCAAACACTTCTTCAGCACTTTTCACGTCATCATTGAAGGAGAGCAACTGGACAGGTTCTTCTACTCTAACCTCAAGCATAGCAAGATTGTAGTGCTTCTCGTAGTACAGCATGGTGGCCTTCTGAGTAGTGGCATCCCGCAAGTGAACAAAAACCTGAAACAGAAGTTGTGAAATATGATGTTTTAGATATTTTTATTTGTTCGAAAACCAATGATGTCTTAGAAGTTAGAAAAGAAAAAATATGATGACATTTATAGTTATACCCATGTCTTCTTAAATTGGTCAACATCTCCCACAAAGCCACATGTGGATGCAATGCAAATTACTCTTTTAGCTCCATTGAATTCACCATTTGTATAAAATAGATAGTGACTAATTGAATTGATTCATTATGTATGCATGGTTTACCAAAAAATTATATCGTTATTTCGGTGCTAGCTAATTGTATCATTGTGTCAGCCAACATACTTCACTTTAACACCTCCCTAGTTCTAGTGTCAGAAGATAGAATATGCAGGTGTAACTGCGGATGGAGTTATGTTAAATGTGGACAGG
Coding sequences within it:
- the LOC125549265 gene encoding putative protease Do-like 14, whose translation is MPQAATQEGEASGSGPTLALRRGRSSTVSATPTTTTRSMALVRARRKPPGSQSPQEPPVRSPTRKRKRGAAANQKSKERTRTRDEEEEEDGVSSAGSSPIRAPQIPDALYEDLDMLKAIQDVHDAYDEKLGRQMELPTLYLHTCKPPTCLSTNPKLLRVRESTTKTVLAAAPSVIGLSSSVGRHSLTRCSGFWVDWDEENKKGTVLTTAHVIRTKSPSSNDWLGKDEYAPKAKVFVHLRDATTQKATMLYYEKHYNLAMLEVRVEEPVQLLSFNDDVKSAEEVFELGRDESSFLTIGHGMVQYLNPNLLERHHYLYVHGADEHPKYDNGGPVIDFDGKIVGMVSNSTRGSIIPSSILLKCLHLWKKFGCMSRPHLGLKFSAIKLLDPPLIEQILVKCSIDSGLIVQEVSEGSPAEKLGFRVGDVIEYLNGEHVSTTVELENMLLSKYVEGSSGLNSEVDIEVRVFHIRRSLWRSKTLTVKVFDDAEVIVRGGYYPFGEKT